tctctctctcccaggctacGATATGTCCACATTTATCCGGAGGTACAGTCGATATCTGAATGAAAAGgctgtgtcatacagacaggttGCCTTTGACTTCACTAAAGTAAAGCGAGGGTAAGAAATTCCCAAAACATAACAGAAGAAAGTGGTATGTTTGTTTTTGACTGACCCGAATGTATGTCAATGGAGTTCAAAGGCTCAAACAATTTCTTACATTAACACTTTCCCCTTGCAGAGCCGCTAGCTGGTGTaaaaaaatacttaaaatatTTGACCGCTCAAATATTTAGTTAAGAAGATTCCTGTCAATTTTAACAACAGAATGTCATCATTTTTTCAAACTTTTCAAAGCTTTTTATATCCCATGAAGTAATCACATTTTTTTTGTAACTCTGGGAACGATTTGTTAACATGCAGTAGAAATTGACTGGCTGAGGCTATTCTCActgattccctccctctctgtcctttgTGCTTCTAACACCTATCTAACACTACACACATCTCAACAGGGTGGATGGGGTGATGAGGACCATGAATACAGAGAAGCTACTGAAGACCATCCCTATCATACAAAGCCAGATGGACGCCCTCCTCGACTTCAATGTGAGTCTGAGGTCAACCGCTCCAGAACCGTGCTGCTCATGTACTGTAATATGAGAGGGTTCCTGGGGCTAACATATTGTCAGGCATACTGATTACTGAATGGACAGTGCTGAAACCAGAGATGGATACAGGCTATTTTCCTCCTCACTGACCTGCTCTTTTATTGTTTGTCAGCGATGCCAAAGTCATTGTGTTAAAAGGGCAACTTATGGCTTATGTGAAACTGAATGATGTGTCTTCTTCAGGTTAATGCCAATGAGCTCACAAACGGAGTGATCAATGCAGGGTTCATGCTCCTCTTCAAAGATTCCATTAGGCTTTTTGCGGCATATAACGAAGGCATCATCAACCTGCTGGGTAAAACATCAACTCTAACTTGATTTACTCCACTATTTTCTGATCAATACTCTTTTAAAATGTTTAGTCTGGAGAAGTGCTTTGTAGATCCTTGTACTGTAGATCTTTTGATATGTACAGAACTAAATTGTACTAATGGAGACTAAATTCTCTACAGAGTTTATCCCTAGTGTGTGTACAGATTTTCAGCGCTAATGCCTGCTGTTATTTtgaattgtaatttttttttacCACAGAGAAGTACTTTGACATGAAGAAAGCCCAGTGTAAAGAGGGCCTGGATATCTACAAGAAGTTCCTGACACGAATGACCCGAATCTCAGAGTTCCTTAAAGTGGCAGAGGTGATTTCTTCTTTACCTGTTTTGAGTTTGATGCTATTCATTCATTCAATACCATTCATTAAAGGGGAAAACCTCTGATATATAAACAATTTTGTGAGAAAATTATGGTGGCAGAAATTGGATAGTGGTAGAAAATACGTTTTAATTTAGAAGCACCACTATAACTTTGCACATAATCATTTGACAGCAGGTGGGGATTGATCGAGGAGACATTCCAGACCTTTCCCAGGTAAGACTTTACACTCCAAACTGAATGATGTATTTACTTCTGCTGGTATAACCTATTAGACACATTCTCTGCACAAAAAGCCTACACACCGAACTTACTCTAGCCATTTGTCTGTACTGAAAAGACAGTTAGATTCctactctgtctccatctctctctctctggctctcactttctctcccttaTTTCTTGCTATCACTTTCTATTTTCTTCTCTCATTCTGTAttctctttgtgtgtctctctatctcaGTATTAACTCCTCTTATTTAATCAGCTCTGTTGTCCCTCCACGCTATTTACTCCACCCTGCACACGTCTCCCAGAGATAAGGCACTGCTCAGTGCATGAAGTCCTCTAGCGCATGTTGCCAATTGAGGCATATTTCtcactttttcttcttcttcccctCTTGATTAGGCTCTAACTACAGTAAATAAAGGTGTTAAGCTGTTAAGAGTCCAAACTGACTGTGTATCTTACAGTACTTCAGATTTCACACAATGTACAGGAAATTTAATAGATTGTAGCACAACAGGTGTGGGGGGCAGTCAGTCTTTGCATTGACACTGGTTATATTACAGTATTTCCATGGGAAATCCCTCCTCGACCAAGGATCATACTTTTCCTTGAAAGTACAATTACACTAATTGTGTGTTATGTCCCCTATTGTATGTTTTATGAGGCACCTGCAACAGTGTTATACCCTACAAATACATTATAGTTACAGTTCAATATAGATATTTATCTCTGACCATCACCACCTTTATATTCTGTATTTCCCCTTTCCACCTTTAGTTCACAGTTTGTGTAAGTATTCTCATCTCACTCTTCTTCTGTGTCTTTGACTTGCTTTGATGTTGTCTTTGCATGCCTCTACTCTGACTCTGTATCTCATTGATATTGTGTTTTATAGGAGTGAAACAAATTGTATACACAGTTCTCTTTGTCACATAGCCCATCCAACATACTGCCCAGGTGTGCTTAGACATTGCCAATTCAACACCACATACTGTAGGATGTTGAAAGTGGCGTGTGTCATCTACACACATTTCAATATCACTCATCCAATGTGGCTTTCAGCTGAAGTCTCGAGTTAGTATTTGTCCCATATTGAGGGGCTAAACACTTCCCAGTAAACTAAGTGCTAGCTAGAATCCAGTAACTAAGGTATAGTGGTATATGGGACAGTATAGTTAGGGACCTGAGTTTTTCTTCACCACGTGACATGACCAGTTAAATGTTTTCAGAAAATGTTGTCAGGAAAACTTCAAGGCCTATAGCTAGTGTATGTACAGTAACCAGGTTGCCCATCACTGCCTTAGATGGTTGTGTTTGTACAGTACTGTCTAACTGCATGTTTCCAACCCTGGCGTATACTAACTGCTGTTCTCCATTACAACAGGCTCCCAGTAGCCTCCTGGAAGCTCTGGAGCAGCACCTGGCCTCTCTAGAGGGGAAGAAAGTCAAAGACTCCACTGCTGCCAGCAGGTATGTACAGGAtggtctacgtcccaaatggcaccctattctctacatagtacactacattTGAAAGTAGTGtataggaaacagggtgccatttgggacgtatcctACGTCTCACACTGGAGTGTCTTTGGCACTGAGTCCACTACTCCCCCTGCAGGTAGCCTAGAAGCGGCTGCCGCTATAATAACTGATTTGCTTTGTGCACCAAGCTCTTAAGCCAAGATTGCTTAAATTATTATTGATGGTAATGGTTATTGATGTTTTCAGCCAGGGTTGCCGTAGTATTCTGCCTAGGGGTGTTTACTGTTGTGTGTTGTTTCAGGGCTAGTACTCTATCCAACGCAGTGTCCTCGCTGGCCAGTACAGGGATGTCTTTTACTAAAGTAGACGAGCGGGAGAAGCAGGCTGCTCTGGAGGAGGAACAGGCTCGTCTCAAAGCACTGAAGGTACAGCCGTCATGATGCGTGGATCACAACATGAATTTGACGAGAATGGACATGGTATTGTGTTGCCTGTTCCATCTACATGTGAAGGACACTGATATGTTGCAGTATGCAGGCAATGATTTGAACAATTCAAAGCCTCGCACATACAGTATcatttaaaagtttggacacacctactcattcaagggtttttctttgttttcactattttctacattgtagaataatagtgaagacatcaaaactatggaataacacatatggaatcattcagtaaccaaaaaaagtcttaaacaaatcaaaatatattttagattcttcaaagtagccaccctttgccttaatgacagctttgcacactcttggcattattttaaccagcttcatgaggaagtcacctggaatgcatttcaattaacaggtgtgccttgttaatttgtggaatttctttccttcttaatgcattttacccaatcagttgtgttgtgacaaggtaggggtggtatacagaagatagccctatttggtaaaagaccaagtccatattatggcaagaacagctcaaattagcaaagacaaacaacagtccatcgttactttaagaaGGTCAgacaatccggaacatttcaagaactttgaaagtttcttcaagtgcagtcgcaaaaaccatcaagctctatgatgaaactggctctcatgaggaccgccacaggaaaggaagacccagagttacttctgctgcaaaggataagttcattagagttaccagcttcagaaattgcagctcaaatcaatgcttcacagagttcaagtaacagacacatctcaacatcaactcttcggaggagactgcgtgaaccatgctttcatggttgaattgctgcaaagaaaccactactaaaggacaccaataagaagaagagacttgcttggaccaagaaacacgagcaatggacattagacctgtggaaatctgtcctttggtctcatTAGTccagatttgagatttttggttctaaccgccatgtctttgtgagacgcagagtagctgaacggatgatttctgcatgtgtggttcccaccgcgaAGCATGGAGGAGGGAGTGTAagggtgctttgcttgtgacactgtctgtgatttatttagaattcaaggcacacttaaccagcatggctaccacaggattctgcagcgatacgcaatCACATCTAGTTTGcgcttttgtttttcaacaggacaatgacccaacacacctctaggctgtgtaaggactatttgaccaagaaggagagtgattgagtgctgcatcagatgacctggcttccataattgcccaacctcaacccaattgagatggtttgggatgagttggaccgcagagtgaaggaaaagcagccaacaagtgcacagcatatgttggaactccttcaagaaaagcattccaggtgaagctggttgagagaatgcgaagagtgtgcaacgctatcatcaaggcaaagggtggctagtttgaagaatctaaaatatattttgatttgtttaagactttttttggttactacatgattccatatgtgttattttatagttttgatgacttcactattattctgtaatgtagaaaatggtaaaaataaaaacccttgaatgagtagctatgtctaaacttttgactggtattgaaCATAACTACAACCATCACCTCCAGTCTACATCTGTAGAGTGTCTGTATTTGACTTGGACTCTTTCCACCCAGGAACAGAGGCTGAAGGAGCTCTCTAAGAGGCCTTCCTTCACCACCACAGACACGTCTCCGGTCTCCACCACCGGGGGCACTATCAGCACAGCCCCGGCAATAGACCTCTTCTCCACACCCAGCTGCTCCAATGGGTAAACTTTCACTTATGAGCTGTGAAGCTTACCCACTCATGTGGTTGACCAGAGAGGTTAGTGTGGATTATTTAGAAGTTGCTGATaaccactgatacagggtcagatatTTCTTTGTCCTCCTagtggttaagtttaggattTAGAGTGCTCTTattctagatctgtggttagaggGAACCTATACCTCAATACGTCTGTGTGTATCTGGTAATTCTGATGTTCAGCTACATTCCCAGTGTTGATTCAGGTATCGCATCACTGCTGTCTTCTCTCCTCAGTGCTCTGAAGATGGAGAGTGACCTGTTTGACATTCAGCAGACCTTTAACCCTTCAGTGCAGGCCAGTTCTACAGGGCTTCCTGTGGCCACAGCATGGGCAGGTAGGAGAAACAGCCACCACCGCAGGACCCCTCTATTGTCTGCTGTcttctaccatgacctgttctgcgtgctctccctctcttcctgttgcGTCTGACTCTgatttcctcctgttcttctcttctctatctcttctctttctttctctcctctgccTGCTTAGATCCTTTCACCTCTGCTGAAGCTGGAGATGATTCCatgccaaaccttaaccctttccTCTCAAAAGTTGTTGTCGATGCCGCCACTCACTTGCCTGTCGTGTCCTCCGACGGTGTTAGCTATTCCTCTAGGACATCTGGTCATGAAATGTTTGGTGGTAAAGATACTCTTTGTTCCTCCTGAAATACCCTTCATGTGTCTCTCTGTGGGACTGTTTGAAGGAAGTCTCCCATAAGCCGTACTGTTGTTACTTCTGTCTATATGTAAATCATCTCATAGCTGTCTAAAGTTAAATGTTTGTTGTGTACCTTAAAATGCAAGGCCTCCACTTGCCATGTTTCCATTATAGGACTGTGCTAAGGATAGAACCACAAGCTAACACTGTGACGGTGGAGTTACTGGTTATGTTCTTTTGTTAGGCTCCCATGCCAGTTCAGTCTAATATGACGCTTCATCCATTGAGGTTTCAAATTTATTTTACAGTCTAGTAAACCCATGTCTAAGTTAATTCTGACCAAGTTGGTTATGTTCAAATGATGGTTTTCCTGCTGCTGATATATATTGTTTCATAATGTATTCAAATAGGCTATTGCTTCTAGATTCTGATATTACAAACCAATAATTTGATTATTTTCTGTTGTAGTATCCTCTTAGAGCTATAAGTTTAAATCTGTTTCACTTACCAATATTATTTTTGATTCTCTAGATCGTTATAATCCCTTTACTGACACAAACTCGTCCGTTTCAAGCAATTACAAACGCACAGTGCGGATAGAACACTCCATCTCAGGTACTACGATGGCTCACCATCCCAGCCTATGTTTCCTGAGCCCACAGGCAAACATACGCCCCTCAACCCATGTAATGTGTTTAGTGGCCCAATAATAACTCTATGGTTAGGGTAGTCTgacgattttgaggaatttagtGTCAATAGGATATTTGTATCTCCTTGTACTCTGCAGTTCCTGTTTTGACTTTGTTAGAATTAGTTTGACTTGTTACCTGTTAGTGTCCCTATACAACTGCTAAGTATTTTCTgttaactgtctctctctgtactgtcaCTTTGCCTTGCCTGCCTTTCTTGCCGTGCCTTGAAATGCCTGCCTTTGCTCTCTTCTTCTTCCTGCTCCTCCTTTGGCGTTGTCAGACTCCTTCTGTAGTGGTCCAGTGTCCATGGCCCAGCACCTTCCACACCAGGCTCCCTACCCCACTGAGCCCTCTACTGTAGCATGTCTATTCCGAGGTAGAGTACTAGAGAACCTGTAGCTGTACTGTAGCAGGTCTATTCAGAGGTAGAGTACTAGAGAACCTGTAGCTGTACTGTAGCAGGTCTATTCAGAGGTAGAGTACTAGAGAACCTGTAGCTGTACTGTAGCAGGTCTATTCAGAGGTAGAGTACTAGAGAACCTGTAGCTGTACTGTAGCAGGTCTATTCAGAGGTAGAGTACTAGAGAACCTGTAGCTGAACTGTAGCAGGTCTATTCAGAGGTAGAGTACTAGAGAACCTGTAGCTGTACTGTAGCAGGTCTATTCAGAGGTAGAGTACTAGAGAACCTGTAGCTGTACTGTAGCAGGTCTATTCAGAGGTAGAGTACTAGAGAACCTGTAGCTGTACTGTAGCAGGTCTATTCAGAGGTAGAGTACTAGAGAACCTGTAGCTGTACTGTAGCAGGTCTATTCAGAGGTAGAGTACTAGAGAACCTGTAGCTGTACTGTAGCAGGTCTATTCAGAGGTAGAGTACTAGAGAACCTGTAGCTGTACTGTAGCAGGTCTATTCAGAGGTAGAGTACTAGAGAACCTGTAGCTGTACTGTAGCAGGTCTATTCAGAGGTAGAGTACTAGAGAACCTGTAGCTGTACTGTAGCAGGTCTATTCAGAGGTAGAGTACTAGAGAACCTGTAGCTGTACTGTAGCAGGTCTATTCAGAGGTAGAGTACTAGAGAACCTGTAGCTGTACTGTAGCAGGTCTATTCAGAGGTAGAGTACTAGAGAACCTGTAGCTGTACTGTAGCAGGTCTATTCAGAGGTAGAGTACTAGAGAACCTGTAGCTGTACTGTAACAGGtctgactttaacaccaatggaTAATGCTTATCCATCACTGCACCTGCCGTGTTCTGAGCAGCCTCCCCTTTGACCTCCTTACAGGGTACTCCACAGCATCACAGGCCCCTCCCCCAGGAGCACTCCAGGTGGATTTCGAGTCAGTCTTTGGAGCCAAAGCTACCGGCGTTAACAACATTGACTCTGATGGTGAGGTGTTGAATATTTTACTGTTTGATGCACATGGTGTTTCACATCCAACCAATGTacacctctctgtcctccttagACATCCTGAAACCCACCATGGTCGGCTCCAATCAGGCCCTGTGCTCCATCAATCAGCTGTCAGACAAACTGGTCGGAGTTGACCTGGACTCCTCCCTGGCCAACCTGGTGGGCAGTAAGTGTCACAACGTCACACTAGGATATTTAATTCAGATTAAAAGAGATCAACACTCATCTTTGCCTGAGTGAATCTATTCTATTTATATTTTGACTCATATGTTAGATCGCAATATGTCACACAGCTATAGCAGTATAATGAACTGTTTTTAGATGTGTACATCTCACATTTATATTACTATCCTCTTGTAGATCTCGGGATTGGAAATGGCACAACAAAAAAGTAAGTGAGCTGTTCAGTCTCTTCAACGTGCTGTGGTCAGTGCTAGATGAAGAACTGTTCTGTATAGCCAGCAGCAGTTATGAGCCAGTGCTAATATTAGCTGTCTTAATCTACAGTGACATCCACTGGAGCCAGCCTGGAGAGAAGAGGCTGACTGGCGGGAGTAACTGGCAGCCCAAGGCAGCCCCAAACACCACCTGGAACCCCGTCTCCATGGTAATACACACTACACTGGCCTCTTACAGTACTGGTGCTCTTACCTGCCTGTGGTGTTTTAGCTACTGTATCACTCTAGTGTTGGTTTTAGACCAATGTTAAGAAGTTGTTGTCTTGACTTGACATTGGTCTGCTGGATTATCTGTAAGAGAAGATGTTGTGTCCTCattggtgtgtttgtgtctccACAGACCCCCCCAGTCATGGCCTACCCTGCCACAACACCAACAGGCATGGTGGGGGGATATGGCATGGTCAGTATCTGTCAGATGGATGTCTGGATGCACTGAGGGACATAGCCATGCAGTAGTTAGCACTGAGGGACATAGCCATGCAGTAGTTAGCACTGAGGGACATAGCCATGCAGTAGTTAGCACTGAGGGACATAGCCATGCAGTAGCTAGCACTGAGGGACATAGCCATGCAGTAGCTAGCACTGAGGGACATAGCCATGCAGTAGCTAGCACTGAGGGACATAGCCATGCAGTAGCTAGCACTGAGGGACATAGCCATGCAGTAGCTAGCACTGAGGGACATAGCCATGCAGTAGCTAGCACTGAGGGACATAGCCATGCAGTAGCTAGCACTGAGGGACATAGCCATGCAGTAGCTAGCACTGAGGGACATAGCCATGCAGTAGCTAGCACTGAGGGACATAGCCATGCAGTAGCTAGCACTGAGGGACATAGCCATGCAGTAGCTAGCACTGAGGGACATAGCCATGCAGTAGCTAGCACTGAGGGACATAGCCATGCAGTAGCTAGCACTGAGGGACATAGCCATGCAGTAGCTAGCACTGAGGGACATAGCCATGCAGTAGCTAGCACTGAGGGACATAGCCATGCAGTAGCTAGCACTGAGGGACATAGCCATGCAGTAGCTAGCACTGAGGGACATAGCCATGCAGTAGCTAGCACTGAGGGACATAGCCATGCAGTAGCTAGCACTGAGGGACATAGCCATGCAGTAGTTAGCACTGAGGGACATAGCCATGCAGTAGTTAGCACTGAGGGACATAGCCATGCAGTAGCTATCACTGAGGGACATAGCCATGCAGTAGCTATCACTGAGGGACATAGCCATGCAGTAGCTAGCACTGAGGGACATAGCCATGCAGTAGCTAGCACTGAGGGACATAGCCATGCAGTAGCTAGCACTGAGGGACATAGCCATGCAGTAGCTAGCACTGAGGGACATAGCCATGCAGTAGCTAGCACTGAGGGACATAGCCATGCAGTAGTTAGCACTGAGGGACATAGCCATGCAGTAGTTAGCACTGAGGGACATAGCCATGCAGTAGTTAGCACTGAGGGACATAGCCATGCAGTAGTTAGCACTGAGGGACATAGCCATGCAGTAGTTAGCACTGAGGGACATAGCCATGCAGTAGTTAGCACTGAGGGACATAGCCATGCAGTAGTTAGCACTGAGGGACATAGCCATGCAGTAGTTAGCACTGAGGGACATAGCCATGCAGTAGTTAGCACTGAGGGACATAGCCATGCAGTAGTTAGCACTGAGGGACATAGCCATGCAGTAGCTAGCACCGAGGGACATAGCCATGCAGTAGCTAGCACCGAGGGACATAGCCATGCAGTAGCTAGCACCGAGGGACATAGCCATGCAGTAGCTAGCACCGAGGGACATAGCCATGCAGTAGCTAGCACCGAGGGACATAGCCATGCAGTAGCTAGCACCGAGGGACATAGCCATGCAGTAGCTAGCACCGAGGGACATAGCCATGCAGTAGCTAGCACCGAGGGACATAGCCATGCAGTAGCTAGCACCGAGGGACATAGCCATGCAGTAGCTAGCACCGAGGGACATAGCCATGCAGTAGCTAGCACCGAGGGACATAGCCATGCAGTAGCTAGCACCGAGGGACATAGCCATGCAGTAGCTAGCACCGAGGGACATAGCCATGCAGTAGCTAGCACCGAGGGACATAGCCATGCAGTAGCTAGCACCGAGGGACATAGCCATGCAGTAGCTAGCACCGAGGGACATAGCCATGCAGTAGCTAGCACCGAGGGACATAGCCATGCAGTAGCTAGCACCGAGGGACATAGCCATGCAGTAGCTAGCACCGAGGGACATAGCCATGCAGTAGCTAGCACCGAGGGACATAGCCATGCAGTAGCTAGCACCGAGGGACATAGCCATGCAGTAGCTAGCACCGAGGGACATAGCCATGCAGTAGCTAGCACCGAGGGACATAGCCATGCAGTAGCTAGCACCGAGGGACATAGCCATGCAGTAGCTAGCACCGAGGGACATAGCCATGCAGTAGCTAGCACCGAGGGACATAGCCATGCAGTAGCTAGCACCGAGGGACATAGCCATGCAGTAGCTAGCACCGAGGGACATAGCCATGCAGTAGCTAGCACCGAGGGACATAGCCATGCAGTAGCTAGCACCGAGGGACATAGCCATGCAGTAGCTAGCACCGAGGGACATAGCCATGCAGTAGCTAGCACCGAGGGACATAGCCATGCAGTAGCTAGCACCGAGGGACATAGCCATGCAGTAGCTAGCACCGAGGGACATAGCCATGCAGTAGCTAGCACCGAGGGACATAGCCATGCAGTAGCTAGCACCGAGGGACATAGCCATGCAGTAGCTAGCACCGAGGGACATAGCCATGCAGTAGCTAGCACCGAGGGACATAGCCATGCAGTAGCTAGCACCGAGGGACATAGCCATGCAGTAGCTAGCACCGAGGGACATAGCCATGCAGTAGCTAGCACCGAGGGACATAGCCATGCAGTAGCTAGCACCGAGGGACATAGCCATGCAGTAGCTAGCACCGAGGGACATAGCCATGCAGTAGCTAGCACCGAGGGACATAGCCATGCAGTAGCTAGCACCGAGGGACATAGCCATGCAGTAGCTAGCACCGAGGGACATAGCCATGCAGTAGCTAGCACCGAGGGACATAGCCATGCAGTAGCTAGCACCGAGGGACATAGCCATGCAGTAGCTAGCACCGAGGGACATAGCCATGCAGTAGCTAGCACCGAGGGACATAGCCATGCAGTAGCTAGCACCGAGGGACATAGCCATGCAGTAGCTAGCACCGAGGGACATAGCCATGCAGTAGCTAGCACCGAGGGACATAGCCATGCAGTAGCTAGCACCGAGGGACATAGCCATGCAGTAGCTAGCACCGAGGGACATAGCCATGCAGTAGCTAGCACCGAGGGACATAGCCATGCAGTAGCTAGCACC
The sequence above is drawn from the Salvelinus fontinalis isolate EN_2023a chromosome 24, ASM2944872v1, whole genome shotgun sequence genome and encodes:
- the LOC129822158 gene encoding phosphatidylinositol-binding clathrin assembly protein-like isoform X11 is translated as MSGQSITDRITAAQHSVTGSAVSKTVCKATTHEIMGPKKKHLDYLIHCTNEMNVNIPQLADSLFERTTSTSWVVVFKSLIATHHLMVYGNERFVQYLASRNTLFNLSNFLDKSGLQGLSLPGYDMSTFIRRYSRYLNEKAVSYRQVAFDFTKVKRGVDGVMRTMNTEKLLKTIPIIQSQMDALLDFNVNANELTNGVINAGFMLLFKDSIRLFAAYNEGIINLLEKYFDMKKAQCKEGLDIYKKFLTRMTRISEFLKVAEQVGIDRGDIPDLSQFTVCAPSSLLEALEQHLASLEGKKVKDSTAASRASTLSNAVSSLASTGMSFTKVDEREKQAALEEEQARLKALKEQRLKELSKRPSFTTTDTSPVSTTGGTISTAPAIDLFSTPSCSNGALKMESDLFDIQQTFNPSVQASSTGLPVATAWAGYSTASQAPPPGALQVDFESVFGAKATGVNNIDSDDILKPTMVGSNQALCSINQLSDKLVGVDLDSSLANLVGNLGIGNGTTKNDIHWSQPGEKRLTGGSNWQPKAAPNTTWNPVSMTPPVMAYPATTPTGMVGGYGMPPQQLGSMGMMNQPNMMYNQPVMRPPNPFGSVSSAQPSAASSPSSQSPLRAPGQDPFAQLSLKDFL
- the LOC129822158 gene encoding phosphatidylinositol-binding clathrin assembly protein-like isoform X7; the protein is MSGQSITDRITAAQHSVTGSAVSKTVCKATTHEIMGPKKKHLDYLIHCTNEMNVNIPQLADSLFERTTSTSWVVVFKSLIATHHLMVYGNERFVQYLASRNTLFNLSNFLDKSGLQGLSLPGYDMSTFIRRYSRYLNEKAVSYRQVAFDFTKVKRGVDGVMRTMNTEKLLKTIPIIQSQMDALLDFNVNANELTNGVINAGFMLLFKDSIRLFAAYNEGIINLLEKYFDMKKAQCKEGLDIYKKFLTRMTRISEFLKVAEQVGIDRGDIPDLSQFTVCAPSSLLEALEQHLASLEGKKVKDSTAASRASTLSNAVSSLASTGMSFTKVDEREKQAALEEEQARLKALKEQRLKELSKRPSFTTTDTSPVSTTGGTISTAPAIDLFSTPSCSNGALKMESDLFDIQQTFNPSVQASSTGLPVATAWADPFTSAEAGDDSMPNLNPFLSKVVVDAATHLPVVSSDGVSYSSRTSGHEMFGDRYNPFTDTNSSVSSNYKRTVRIEHSISDSFCSGPVSMAQHLPHQAPYPTEPSTVACLFRGYSTASQAPPPGALQVDFESVFGAKATGVNNIDSDDILKPTMVGSNQALCSINQLSDKLVGVDLDSSLANLVGNLGIGNGTTKNDIHWSQPGEKRLTGGSNWQPKAAPNTTWNPVSMTPPVMAYPATTPTGMVGGYGMPPQQLGSMGMMNQPNMMYNQPVMRPPNPFGSVSSAQMQFM
- the LOC129822158 gene encoding phosphatidylinositol-binding clathrin assembly protein-like isoform X1, whose amino-acid sequence is MSGQSITDRITAAQHSVTGSAVSKTVCKATTHEIMGPKKKHLDYLIHCTNEMNVNIPQLADSLFERTTSTSWVVVFKSLIATHHLMVYGNERFVQYLASRNTLFNLSNFLDKSGLQGLSLPGYDMSTFIRRYSRYLNEKAVSYRQVAFDFTKVKRGVDGVMRTMNTEKLLKTIPIIQSQMDALLDFNVNANELTNGVINAGFMLLFKDSIRLFAAYNEGIINLLEKYFDMKKAQCKEGLDIYKKFLTRMTRISEFLKVAEQVGIDRGDIPDLSQFTVCAPSSLLEALEQHLASLEGKKVKDSTAASRASTLSNAVSSLASTGMSFTKVDEREKQAALEEEQARLKALKEQRLKELSKRPSFTTTDTSPVSTTGGTISTAPAIDLFSTPSCSNGALKMESDLFDIQQTFNPSVQASSTGLPVATAWADPFTSAEAGDDSMPNLNPFLSKVVVDAATHLPVVSSDGVSYSSRTSGHEMFGDRYNPFTDTNSSVSSNYKRTVRIEHSISDSFCSGPVSMAQHLPHQAPYPTEPSTVACLFRGYSTASQAPPPGALQVDFESVFGAKATGVNNIDSDDILKPTMVGSNQALCSINQLSDKLVGVDLDSSLANLVGNLGIGNGTTKNDIHWSQPGEKRLTGGSNWQPKAAPNTTWNPVSMTPPVMAYPATTPTGMVGGYGMPPQQLGSMGMMNQPNMMYNQPVMRPPNPFGSVSSAQPSAASSPSSQSPLRAPGQDPFAQLSLKDFL
- the LOC129822158 gene encoding phosphatidylinositol-binding clathrin assembly protein-like isoform X3 translates to MSGQSITDRITAAQHSVTGSAVSKTVCKATTHEIMGPKKKHLDYLIHCTNEMNVNIPQLADSLFERTTSTSWVVVFKSLIATHHLMVYGNERFVQYLASRNTLFNLSNFLDKSGLQGLSLPGYDMSTFIRRYSRYLNEKAVSYRQVAFDFTKVKRGVDGVMRTMNTEKLLKTIPIIQSQMDALLDFNVNANELTNGVINAGFMLLFKDSIRLFAAYNEGIINLLEKYFDMKKAQCKEGLDIYKKFLTRMTRISEFLKVAEQVGIDRGDIPDLSQAPSSLLEALEQHLASLEGKKVKDSTAASRASTLSNAVSSLASTGMSFTKVDEREKQAALEEEQARLKALKEQRLKELSKRPSFTTTDTSPVSTTGGTISTAPAIDLFSTPSCSNGALKMESDLFDIQQTFNPSVQASSTGLPVATAWADPFTSAEAGDDSMPNLNPFLSKVVVDAATHLPVVSSDGVSYSSRTSGHEMFGDRYNPFTDTNSSVSSNYKRTVRIEHSISDSFCSGPVSMAQHLPHQAPYPTEPSTVACLFRGYSTASQAPPPGALQVDFESVFGAKATGVNNIDSDDILKPTMVGSNQALCSINQLSDKLVGVDLDSSLANLVGNLGIGNGTTKNDIHWSQPGEKRLTGGSNWQPKAAPNTTWNPVSMTPPVMAYPATTPTGMVGGYGMPPQQLGSMGMMNQPNMMYNQPVMRPPNPFGSVSSAQPSAASSPSSQSPLRAPGQDPFAQLSLKDFL